A window of Verrucomicrobiia bacterium contains these coding sequences:
- a CDS encoding EamA family transporter: MNWVFWAVLSAFFAGVTAVLAKKGVEGIDSNLATAIRTTVVLVFSWAIVFALQTRFTLTEISRRAWIFLVLSGLATGLSWLCYFRALQLGEASRVAPVDKLSVVFAIILAALVLHEKLGWQHLFGGALIVSGAIILAWR, encoded by the coding sequence ATGAACTGGGTTTTCTGGGCAGTGCTCTCCGCCTTCTTCGCGGGTGTCACCGCCGTGCTCGCCAAAAAAGGTGTCGAGGGCATTGACTCCAATCTTGCCACCGCCATTCGCACAACAGTGGTACTCGTGTTCAGTTGGGCGATTGTCTTTGCGCTGCAAACGCGTTTCACGCTGACGGAAATTTCCCGCCGCGCCTGGATTTTTCTGGTGCTCTCCGGGCTTGCGACGGGACTTTCGTGGCTCTGCTATTTTCGCGCGCTTCAACTGGGCGAGGCCTCACGCGTCGCGCCGGTGGACAAACTCAGCGTGGTCTTTGCCATCATTCTCGCCGCGCTCGTGCTGCACGAAAAACTCGGCTGGCAACATCTCTTCGGCGGCGCGCTGATCGTGAGCGGCGCGATCATTCTCGCGTGGCGATAA